The following coding sequences lie in one Arachis hypogaea cultivar Tifrunner chromosome 9, arahy.Tifrunner.gnm2.J5K5, whole genome shotgun sequence genomic window:
- the LOC112710346 gene encoding nuclear transport factor 2 isoform X1 produces MAASEQQVPSRTSPPAHIVGSAFVDQYYHMLHESPELVHRFYQDVSKFGRPEENGIMGITTTMEDINKKILSLGYGELSVEIMSVDAQESYGGGVLVLVTGFIKGEDKIKQKFTQCFFLAPQEKGYFVLNDILRYVNDNESQGCAHDSKSPVTSDHVEDPSVRVMHASEQISKIAVVSDREEAFNMENGEGSAEEAEALIPEVFDENPDDSKPIAGSASSNERVPKKSYASIVKVMRKSEKPSSTAATSVATFTKSQEQQGTLSPPPSRSEANGSETNTKEIANIQEAEAEGYSIHVKGLSPNTTPSLLESVFKKFGPIKNGGIQVRSQKGFCFGFVEFEVASAAQSALEASPILIEGHQVLVEEKRSTTRVNSRGRFPSGRRPGYRNEGARERGTYGNGRSYGRGDPNTKGEFGGYRNVNQGGFLHHGGDRYQRNNHPGANGGRRNRSGGFSGTAAVKTTDARVAASA; encoded by the exons ATGGCCGCATCGGAGCAGCAAGTTCCATCTAGAACTTCTCCACCTGCTCATATT GTTGGAAGTGCCTTTGTTGATCAGTATTACCACATGCTGCACGAGAGCCCTGAGCTCGTGCATCGTTTTTACCAGGATGTCAGCAAGTTTGGCCGCCCTGAGGAAAATGGCATAATGGGAATTACAACCACAATGGAG GATATTAATAAGAAGATATTATCTTTGGGTTATGGTGAACTCAGTGTGGAAATTATGTCTGTTGATGCCCAAGAATCTTATGGTGGGGGTGTCCTTGTCCTGGTCACTGGGTTTATAAAAGGAGAGGACAAGATTAAGCAGAAATTTACTCAATGTTTCTTCCTTGCACCTCAAGAGAAAGGTTACTTTGTTTTGAATGATATTTTGCGATATGTTAATGACAATGAATCCCAAGGGTGTGCTCATGATTCCAAATCTCCAGTGACTTCTGACCATG tGGAAGATCCTTCTGTACGGGTGATGCATGCTTCAGAGCAAATATCCAAGATAgctgtggttagtgatagggaggAAGCATTCAATATGGAAAATGGGGAAGGTTCAGCTGAAGAAGCGGAAGCTCTGATACCTGAAGTTTTTGATGAAAACCCTGATGATTCAAAGCCCATAGCTGGATCAGCATCTTCCAACGAGAGAGTTCCAAAGAAGTCATATGCCTCCATT GTTAAGGTGATGAGGAAGAGTGAAAAACCATCTTCTACAGCCGCAACCTCTGTGGCTACATTCACCAAGAGCCAAGAGCAACAAGGTACTCTATCTCCGCCACCCAGTCGTTCAGAAGCAAATGGTTCCGAGACAAATACTAAAGAAATTGCAAACATTCAAGAAGCTGAAG CTGAGGGTTATTCTATTCATGTGAAAGGGCTATCACCCAACACTACACCTTCCCTCCTGGAGAGTGTGTTCAAGAAGTTTGGACCTATTAAGAATGGTGGTATCCAAGTTAGATCACAAAAG GGATTTTGCTTTGGCTTTGTGGAGTTTGAAGTAGCAAGTGCTGCCCAAAGTGCACTTGAG GCATCACCTATTCTGATTGAAGGGCACCAAGTTTTGGTTGAGGAAAAGAGATCAACAACTCGAG TGAATAGCAGGGGGCGATTCCCATCTGGAAGGAGGCCAGGATACAGGAATGAAGGAGCAAGAGAACGGGGAACCTATGGAAATGGGAGAAGCTATGGCCGAGGTGACCCTAACACAAAGGGTGAATTTGGTGGGTATAGGAATGTTAATCAGGGTGGGTTTCTACATCATGGAGGTGACAGGTATCAGCGAAATAATCATCCTGGAGCAAATGGTGGACGGAGGAATCGAAGTGGTGGGTTTTCTGGTACTGCGGCAGTCAAAACTACGGACGCTCGTGTTGCTGCTTCTGCTTGA
- the LOC112710346 gene encoding nuclear transport factor 2 isoform X2 yields MAASEQQVPSRTSPPAHIVGSAFVDQYYHMLHESPELVHRFYQDVSKFGRPEENGIMGITTTMEDINKKILSLGYGELSVEIMSVDAQESYGGGVLVLVTGFIKGEDKIKQKFTQCFFLAPQEKGYFVLNDILRYVNDNESQGCAHDSKSPVTSDHVEDPSVRVMHASEQISKIAVVSDREEAFNMENGEGSAEEAEALIPEVFDENPDDSKPIAGSASSNERVPKKSYASIVMRKSEKPSSTAATSVATFTKSQEQQGTLSPPPSRSEANGSETNTKEIANIQEAEAEGYSIHVKGLSPNTTPSLLESVFKKFGPIKNGGIQVRSQKGFCFGFVEFEVASAAQSALEASPILIEGHQVLVEEKRSTTRVNSRGRFPSGRRPGYRNEGARERGTYGNGRSYGRGDPNTKGEFGGYRNVNQGGFLHHGGDRYQRNNHPGANGGRRNRSGGFSGTAAVKTTDARVAASA; encoded by the exons ATGGCCGCATCGGAGCAGCAAGTTCCATCTAGAACTTCTCCACCTGCTCATATT GTTGGAAGTGCCTTTGTTGATCAGTATTACCACATGCTGCACGAGAGCCCTGAGCTCGTGCATCGTTTTTACCAGGATGTCAGCAAGTTTGGCCGCCCTGAGGAAAATGGCATAATGGGAATTACAACCACAATGGAG GATATTAATAAGAAGATATTATCTTTGGGTTATGGTGAACTCAGTGTGGAAATTATGTCTGTTGATGCCCAAGAATCTTATGGTGGGGGTGTCCTTGTCCTGGTCACTGGGTTTATAAAAGGAGAGGACAAGATTAAGCAGAAATTTACTCAATGTTTCTTCCTTGCACCTCAAGAGAAAGGTTACTTTGTTTTGAATGATATTTTGCGATATGTTAATGACAATGAATCCCAAGGGTGTGCTCATGATTCCAAATCTCCAGTGACTTCTGACCATG tGGAAGATCCTTCTGTACGGGTGATGCATGCTTCAGAGCAAATATCCAAGATAgctgtggttagtgatagggaggAAGCATTCAATATGGAAAATGGGGAAGGTTCAGCTGAAGAAGCGGAAGCTCTGATACCTGAAGTTTTTGATGAAAACCCTGATGATTCAAAGCCCATAGCTGGATCAGCATCTTCCAACGAGAGAGTTCCAAAGAAGTCATATGCCTCCATT GTGATGAGGAAGAGTGAAAAACCATCTTCTACAGCCGCAACCTCTGTGGCTACATTCACCAAGAGCCAAGAGCAACAAGGTACTCTATCTCCGCCACCCAGTCGTTCAGAAGCAAATGGTTCCGAGACAAATACTAAAGAAATTGCAAACATTCAAGAAGCTGAAG CTGAGGGTTATTCTATTCATGTGAAAGGGCTATCACCCAACACTACACCTTCCCTCCTGGAGAGTGTGTTCAAGAAGTTTGGACCTATTAAGAATGGTGGTATCCAAGTTAGATCACAAAAG GGATTTTGCTTTGGCTTTGTGGAGTTTGAAGTAGCAAGTGCTGCCCAAAGTGCACTTGAG GCATCACCTATTCTGATTGAAGGGCACCAAGTTTTGGTTGAGGAAAAGAGATCAACAACTCGAG TGAATAGCAGGGGGCGATTCCCATCTGGAAGGAGGCCAGGATACAGGAATGAAGGAGCAAGAGAACGGGGAACCTATGGAAATGGGAGAAGCTATGGCCGAGGTGACCCTAACACAAAGGGTGAATTTGGTGGGTATAGGAATGTTAATCAGGGTGGGTTTCTACATCATGGAGGTGACAGGTATCAGCGAAATAATCATCCTGGAGCAAATGGTGGACGGAGGAATCGAAGTGGTGGGTTTTCTGGTACTGCGGCAGTCAAAACTACGGACGCTCGTGTTGCTGCTTCTGCTTGA